Within the Malaclemys terrapin pileata isolate rMalTer1 chromosome 24, rMalTer1.hap1, whole genome shotgun sequence genome, the region GCACAGCCAGCTGGGTAGATCGGCTCTGCACACGTGAACGGAGCGTGTTTGAGGCTGAACCACTGAGAGGAAATAAATACAGACGCTGCTAATGGCGTTCAGACGTGTCCAGTCAAATCTTGCAgcctttactcaggcaaagctaCCCCTGACTGTAGGGTTTCGCCCTGTGTTGGGGAAGGAGTAAATACAGGAACCCTGGCGGAGGCAGTGACCGAGCTCCTGTTGCCTCCAGTGGAGGAGTAAGGGACCTGTGCTGTGACACAGCACAGCAGGCACGTGAGTGCGCTCCCTTGGGACATGCTGGAGCACTGGTCAGGCGCCTCTGGACGAGATCTGCCACCCAGTCGGCTGCACAGGGAGAATCCTAGGCAGCTTAGAAGCTCCTTGCTGCTTTAAATCTGAACTTACAACCAAGCCCCGGGCTAGGTGGGCTCCGTGTCAGCGTTGCCAGCATGGCAGGGTTGGGGGCACGCCCTGGCCCTCCAGCACTAGGGTGAAATCATCTCAGGTCAGCAGGGGCTGGAAGCTGCCTCCCAGCTGTTCTGTGGCTGGTGTGGAGTGACCATGCCGGGTCTCGGGTTTTCTGCCTGCTCGGGGCAGCCCTGTCAGCTCCTTGTTGGCAGTCACAGCGAAAGGGCCAAGGGCTGAGTGGGCCATGAGCACTAAGCGCCACTCCCAGCCTGAGAGGGGAGAAGCACGGGGAAAGATGCCGTGGCCACTGCTCCAGACTCTGGCCCTTTCCTTTTCCAGCATCTCCCAGTGCTGAAGAGATGGAGCCCCCCTCGCCCTGTTCCCCGGGGGCATGGCCCCGCCTGCCCCCTCtgatccctgcagccctgggagcagctcaGCGGATGTGCTGAGAAGCCTGAAACAGCCAGGAACAGATTATAATGCTGCGTCAGTGTGTAGATCCCTGAAGGAAATAATCAGAGCTGCCTTTGTCGCCAGCAAGGCCTCTGGTTTGCAGGCAGGGGGAGATCCAGACCAGGCGGCCGTTCCCCTCCAACTCCCTAACAGTCAGTTACCTCCGATTTATATTCCTTCATGCTCAGCTCCGTAGGCCTCTGAGGCTGGTCCCCTGGCTACAGTCTGGGCCTGCTGAGCTCTTGTCCCACCGTATGGGGTGGGACGGGTTCGTGTGCAAAGGGTCACCGCCGTTGCCCACCCCTTCTactccttcccgcctcacccggggctctgctctctctgcaggCTCTCTGCCTCTCCAGGGACACCCGGTACCTGCTGCTCGGGGCCTCGGTGACGTCTGCCATCCGCTCACACAGGCAGCTCAGCTTCGACGTTTCCTTGGCAATCAGGCGTCCCAGTGATGGAGGTACGAGGGGGCGCCCCCGGGCAGCTGAGAGTTTTCTGATGGCTGGGGGGGCCCGGAGCCCATTGGGGTCTCGAGCATCAGTGGGGGGAGGCATGATGGCAGAGGTAGCTCCCGCTGATTGTCTGCTGTACGCAAACACAGAGGGGTTATCCGCGTAGGCAGTACAGCCTAGGGGTTAGTGCGGGGCAGTGGCAGCCcacactcctgggttctatccggGGCTCTGGGGGACCTTTTGAAAGCCCCATCATTTTCATCCCCCGCTGTAGCGTGAGGACAACTGTGGGCTCCACcccaggggctgggtgggtgtcTGGGGAGGGCACCAAGCCCCTCAGTGGGAAGGGGCGTCCTGCTGCTTTCTCCCTTCTCCAACCTCTCCGCTCCCTGccaggctccctcctgccccctctggagGCTCAGCAACTGCTCTTCGGCGCTGACGAGAAGTGTTTCACCAGGATGACCCCGGCCTTGCTCTTGCTGGTGAAGCCGCGGTGCGAGGAAGATGCCCCgtccccctcttccttcctctcaGTGGGCGGCGTGGTGGAGATGGTCCCTTACCCACAGCCCAGGTGTGCAGGCTTTCAGGATGGAAACAGGGAGCGCCGCCATTCCAGCTGGGGAGACCCCGAGTCACCTGCCGTCAGCTCTGAGCAGCTCAGCCTGCCCTAGCCCCCCTGCTTTGCCCATGGGGTTAGAACGGACAGGCCGAGTGTCTGGGGTCAGAGCAGCGCCAGTGTTGGGCATGGGGGGACAGTGTCCCAGCAGACTGGTCCTTTCTGGGCTGTTCTCCAGGTCCAGGGCTCTGCATGGGCTGGCTTCTTTGGGGGCAGCCCAGTCACATGTCGAGGGCACTTctgaagatgggggggggggtgcaggggctggtgggGCTGCCCCCAGGTCTGAGTGCCGCATGTTCCCCTCTGAGGgccatgtgaaatgagttgggtgGTTCTCAGTCTTGTTCTTGGGAGACAGGTGCCCACGTGGCAACCTCTGCTCCAGCCTGTCACTGCTCCTGTGCAGAGTCCCAAGGGACAGCGAGCCCCGCAGACGGACAGTGGGAGGGGGCATTGGTAGGCCAGGATGGGATGCTCGTACGGCTGCACCTGCTCTGTGGCTAGAGCCCTCTTTGCTCTGGTGACTGCCAGCTGGGCACCATTCGCCAGCACTGAGCTCCCTGTGGGGCATGAAGAAAGCCccttgggctccagccccacagcatTCCTGGGTTGGGAGCCCGTTCCAGTAcagagcccagcagggggcactggggtgCTAGGAGACTGGGTCAGGCAGAATGCGCTCTGCAGTGCCCTGCTAATGTCctagggcaggagtggggcagggagtgcCAGGCCCTGCGGGCGGTGCCTTGTCCCAAATGTGTGGGAGGAAGGCCCTGTGCCCCATGGGGGGGATGGgccccatgggggaggggaaggccctGTGCCCATTGTAGGGGGCGGGGACTGTGCCCCATGGAGGGGGGGAAGGCCCTTTGCCCATTGGGGGGATGGGCCCCATGGGGGGGAACCCCTATGCCCATTGTGGGGGGGGAGAATCTGGGCcccgtgggggaggggaaggccacgtgtccatggggggggggagatctgggccccatgggggaggggaaggccctGTGCCCATGGGGGATCTGGGCCCCATGCGGGAGGGGGAACCCCCAGGCCTGTGGTTGGGCCCGTCGCATAAAGGACCCTTTGTGACCCGGTCTGTGTCTCCCTGGCAGCTCGCCCCCTGGTGGCAAGGCCGAGGAGCCAGCCTCTAatgcggctgctggccaggccaaTGCTTCATCCCCAGCGCCCGGCGGCCATGACCAGTTCCTAGGCAGCCTGACCCGGTTCGTCAGCAGGGTCCTGAGCCCCTCGGGGGAGCTGCCTGCTGCCTCCGGCCTCCACCACTGGCTGGACTTCAAGACGCTGGAGACGCTTCCTCACCGGCTGCTCAACCTGTCGGAGCAGGCAGCCCTGGAGCGGCTGGTGCAGTCGGACGAGCCCCTGGTGCTCCTGTTCCCCCAGAACAGCCAGGCGCTGCTGGAGCAGCAGTTCGGGCACTGGCGGCTGGAGGGGACACTGCTGCAGAGGCTGCTGGAGAAGCTCCAGGCTGTCAtccaggagctgagggagatCCCAGCCTTTCAAGCCAACGTGGACCTCTTCCAGCACCTCCTGGCCTTCTGCTATTACCCCCTGGGGTCGGGCGGCAGCGACCCCACGGAGCTGCCCCGTGGCCACCGGAAGTTGCGCACGCTGCTGCTGCTCAAAGCCCTGCAGACGGTGCGCGCCCACtggcaggagaagaggaaggtgtCCCGGCAGAACCGCAGCGCTGGGTCCCAGGCCTACTGCCGGCTGCAGGAGCTGACGATCAACCTCCGCTACGATTTCATCATCGTCCCCGTGGAATACACTGCCAACAACTGCGAGGGCCCCTGCCGCCGCCCGCTCTCTACCCGCAGCCCCGGCTACTCCTCCCACACGGTGCTGCTGCTGGAAATGCAGGCACGGGGCACACCCCTCCGGCGCAGCCCCTGCTGTGTGCCCGTCAAATACTCCAGCCAGGACGTCATCCTCTTCACCGGGGAGGGCTTGCAGGTCACGACGTACCCCGAAATGGTGGTAGAGGAGTGCGGCTGTCGGTAGAGACGCCCGGCCTGTCCCGTCTCTCCCTGGCGTCCTTTGGCCTTCAGAGCTTGGAGGGAGGCGACTGAGCTGAGGCCGTGGCCTGGGCTGTTGGTTCCACAGCTGCCTTTCCCCTGCAATACTGGCTCGTTGTTTCCCCCTGGCCCTGGTAGGTTTATGGGCCCGTCACGCTCCGGGAAGCTGATGGCAGCCCCAGGTGCATCTGCCCCCCAATGGCAGCAGAGCGCTGGGGCGGCGCAAGTGACGCGTTCCTGGAGCTTAGAGGGCAGCAATAGGCCAAATCTGACCCCCACCCGCTCCAGCTTTGTTAGAAGTGGGATGTGGAGGGGCTGTGATGGGCAGCAGAACCCCGGCCCCTTCCTGCCTGATTCTTGTATGTGCAGCTATTTCTCAATATCGTCTGGTTTAATTTCTCACCCTTTCGTGCTGagggtgatgggggtggggggagggggcgtctTGGGGGAAAATCtgtaacgggggagggggagtctgtcTGCAGACAGGAGATTGATGCAAACATGCTAGTGCCACTGAGGGATGCCATGGGCTAGGTCAGGTGCTGGGCTTCGCACACCGGCCACTTCAAATCCTGTGGAAGCTGAGAGCCAGCACTagggtgggggtcctgggctggcagagcaggggccgTGTAGCGCAGGCCAGAGGCGATCGGGCTGGTGGAGCACGGGGTGCTGCAGAGCAGGTGTGTGGTGCGttgggggggctggcagagcagggggtgctgcatggcagggctggggatcaggCTGGTGTGGCAGGGGTGCTGCAGGCCAGCCACGAGGGGCATGGCATTGCTGTGGGCGAAGCTTGCCTAGCCTCTCAGTTCAACTCCAAATCCACCCCAACGTTTGTGCGGTTGAagaaggggcaggagggtgcaATCAGGGGTCATGACTGCCCTCTTCTGGCAGGGTGCTGTAGGGGCAGCTAACTCAGCCCCACGTGGAGGGAGCACGCTGTGGCTctttagagcagtgattctcagccCGCCAgccacttgcagcccaatcagcacccggctgcagcccatgtgccatcctcagggccatacagggaGCGCGTATCTTGTGTGGCTGCAGCCCATAGAACCCCAGAAAGCCGCGTGTGCTGCCCACAATGGGAAATCggttgagaaccagtgctttGGAGCAATGCTTTGGGCAGGCGGCTCCTCGAGAGCAGAGCAAGAGAAGGGAAGATCTGCTCACCAGGGCTTTGGGGACCCTCCCTCACTTATCACAGGGGTGGTGggcacaccccctccccagcccagccagggctttactGGGGTGCAACTCACAATCAACCCCTTGGTGCAGAATCCCCGAGTGACCCGGAGCTTGTGCAACTCCATGGATGCTGATGGggagctctggttacaggcctctgccatgcatagggttaccatacgtccgttttttcccggacatgtccggcttttcggcactcaaacccctgtccggggcgaattgccaaaaagccgaacatgtccgggaaaatgccggccgggcacttcccctccggtggcgcagggtccggaggcacgggggctgcccgaagccgctagtgctggggcagctcggctcttaaacagagccgaagagtcaggggaggagcagagcctccggccgcggtggctctgctcctccccgactcttcggctctgtttaagagccgagcgctatgggctttgggcagcccccgtgcctctggaccctgcgccgccggagcccgggaggggaagtgcccggccgggggcgcagggtccggaggcataggggctgcccgaagcccgagcactaccagcttcacggtttgccgggcagcctccagcccctgcacccccggctgggcgcttcccctcccgggctccagctgcgctggggaagcgccggccgggggcgcaggggctgggggctgcccagcaaaccgtgaagccggtagcgctcgggcagccctttttgcatggctgggagtgggagggaggagggggcggagttagggcggggttggggcaggaaaggggcggagttgggcggggctggggtgggaaatgggcagggccagggccccgtggagggtcctcttttttaatttgttaaagatggtaaccctagccatgcACCTAGTGCTCTGCTGTTTGTTTGCTGCGGGAGGGGCGCACCCCCTGCTATGCCAGCGCTGGGCCCCTCTTGCAGCTCTGCGATGCAGCTCCGTCCCCCTCCCTTGCCGCAGGCCCTGGCTATTCACAAAGCCCCTAGGCCTGACgtgcagccccctctgctgtaGCAGTCTAGCATGAATCTTGGGCAGCCGCTGCCACCTCATGCCACAGAACAGTAACTCCAACCCGAGGGAGGACGCTGGCAAAGTCCCACGGCCAGTGACTCCCAGGGGAGCAGGCCTGGGCTCATCGTGTCAGGTTAACATTGGCAGCTTTGGTTTTTAATCATTCAGCTGTGACTGAACGGCTGCAGTTTTGTCTCCTGGTGGATGGGGCTGTTTCCATCCAGTGCGAAGATTCACCCAAACTGATATAAACCTTGACCCAGATTTGTTTTTGAAACCATTCAATTTAATACATTGTTAAAAAGGACATTTTTGCTAACTCAGTAGAGGTCAGAATAAACTATTTACCTCAGCTGTTTGGGGCTGCAATGTTTCTTCTGTTCTTACTAAAGCATTGAAAAATAGCGCACTTTGTTTGTGTTTCTAGACATTCAAACTGCCACTGAACGGGGCCGCACAGGAAAATAGGGGGTTGTGCCTTTTTTGCTCTTGTCTTAGAAGGAAAACTAGAaggtttcccccaccccagcacccacCTGCTTGGCTTTGCCATTAGACCTTCAGCTTTCCTTCAAGTCTCTAGGGATGACTGGAAAATGAGTAGGATTGTAGCATCGTGGGCACCATGGAGGTCTGAAACCTGAATCATTGGCAGGGAATGGGATTTCTATTCAGGCTGTTAGAACCTTTgtcttttggtttggttttgttaacaCCAATTTAATTCAGATGTCTGACAAACAGTTGAGAGAAAAGCTTTCCAGGTGAAAAACTGACATCTGTGTCAAAGAGAGCTCTTTGTACATGCAAAACCTCCAAAGAGTCTTCCAGCACTACCTGGACAGTCTGATTATTTGTAAGGtcaaaaaacaagcagaaaaatatttctggtggggctgggggaccTCTCATGAAGCAAGAAAGGACAAACTCATCCCCCCTTTTCAGCTCTCCTTTAAGCATCGAATTCCGGGGAGTCCAAATTTGCACCTAAGGCCCATGACAGACCGGCTGCACTCCCACTCCAGCAGTGATACACAGCACTGATGCAGGGATCTCAAAGCTTCTCACCTGCACTCACAGCAACCTCTGGGCCATAGCgaagtatcatcatccccattttacagctggggaaacacaAGGCACAAAGaagtgacatgacttgcccagccccacccagcaagtcagtggtagagctgggaccagaactcAGATCTCCCACCACCCAGTCTGTGGCTCTAAGCACACAACCACGCTGCTTCTCTGTAACCACAGGCGGGGTTATCAATGGCAGGTGTGTGTAATTCCTGGGGAACTCAGCAAACAAGCGATGTCTATGGAGGAGAAAACAATGGCCAGCAAATCTCACACGTGAGCGCGGCTCTTGGGGATGAAAGGAAAGGCTGGTGCTGGGCTGATTACGTGCTGCCTTCAGGCTGGAGCCTTGGAGGGCAGGGAATTTGGGTGCCCCCAGATTTAGTGTTGTTCAACCCCATTGCTCAAGAATATTCAGATGCAAGGGGCCAGGTTCTCAGTCATGCCTCTTGCCTTCCTTGAACTTGTGCTGCTCCCATGGCTTCCGGCCCTTGTGCTGCTTAGAGTCCCGCTTCCCGCTTTCGTCATGCCGGTGCTCCTTGCGGCCTGGCCCTTGGGGTGGTGAGTCAGGCTTGGGGTGGCGGCCCTTCCCCTCGTCCCGCCTGGGCCactccccccgctccttcccctccctccgcttgccctccttcccctccccacgggCTCTCTTGCTGctgcgctgctgcccctcctccttctcctcctcctcctcagagccTGCTAGGGGCGCCCTGTGCATTTTGCTGGCCTGGTCCTCTGGGGGCCTGTCCTTGGGCTTCATCTCCTTCTTGACACCTCTCTCCGGCTGAGCCACCACACTCTCTCTGGGCTTCTCTACCTCCTTCTCCAGCGCGCTCGGCTTCTGGCCCCTTCTcggctctgccctgcctggggaGTCCTGCTGCATTCCTTCCACCTTGGCTTCAGGAGCGTCTGCTTCTTCCGGCTCCAACCAGCTCAACCAACTCTTGAAAAACCACAGCTCTCCCTGCAGGGGACAGCAGCGCAAGGCAACGGGCCCGCTCTTACCACCGGGTCCAGGGCCAGCCCAGGGCGCCAAGACcctcgtctgtctgtctgtccggcCATTGCCAGGACAGCTGGCGCGAACTCCATCTTTAAAGAAGACACGAGCAGTTCCGTGCAGGACCCTGCCTCGTTCCCTCCTGTTTACAGAGAGCCTTGGCCCTGCTCTGGCGTGGCATGTGACCTACCAAGCTGGTCTGTGGCCCCCGGGCACTCGGGGCAGCAGCCAGACAAGCTCAGAGCTCCCTAGTGCCTGCAGGGCCGACCTACCTGTTATCAAGAGGGGCTGGGACGGTCccatctgcactagcagtgacCTGGCGTGGGGGTGCCTGGGGCCAGGGCTGTCGGCAATGCCTCAAACACCACAGCCGTGGGCTCTCGAGCTCCCGTCTACCGCTCAGCATTTACTGaagctgggcctgattctgggacatGGCGAGTGTCCCTGGGTGACGTAAAGTGCCCTCAGTTCCCATCTACTCCAGTGGTGCAGGGGCCTGTGTctcgcaggattgggcccaatgaGCTGAGACTGGCCTGGCTCCTTCTCTCTAAATGGGTCCCAAGGCTCCAGGTGGCTGTGGCCTACCCCTGCAGCCCTTCTCCTGGGAGTCAccccctgatttcaatgggactcccACAAGCAGTCAGGAAGGCCTGCAGGATGGGCCCTGTGCAAGGTGAAAGCCCTTCTCGGGGCCTCGAGGGCTTCAGTGACGTGTTGGCTGATTTTCTCTGgtttgcagggggggaagggggggaggagaggatggtgccccccccccagctccctccctgacATGGTGCCACACATGGGTTTCGCTGCCACGACCGCTAGCCCAGCACGTGACTGCGATCACTAGTGGAGGGCAGAGTTAAAACCTCGCCCCCCGGAGCCCAGTGGCTGCTTTTCGGAGATGGTGTCTCCAAGGCCCCTCCTGCACTGTGGCTCCTCGCCTTACCCTCTCGCCGGCACCATCCTCGGGAAGGCTGCGCGCAGGCTGGGCCCACAGTCTGGGCTCTGCTTTGGGAACCTCGTCTGCGTCGATGACAtctgggaatagggtgaccagacagcaagtgtgaaaaatcaggacaggaggtggggggtaataggagcctatataagagagacccaaaaattgggactgtccccataaaatcgggacatctggtcaccttatctgGAAACGGGGAGAGAGTGGGCAAGGTCAGCCCTTTGGAGATACCCAAAGGGAAAGACTGTGCAGTGTTCCTGTGTGCTGGTTCACAGCTGCTGCTgtccaccccagagctggttaCACTTCAATGGGGAATGCATTAGAAACAGGCTCAAGCCAAACGCCTGACCCAGAACTGCCTGATCAAGGAGGACATGCTGGTTCAGATCTGAGCAGGTGCTGTGGATCCATTTTGTTTCTAGATCTATAATATCCAGGGCTCGTGAAGTGCAGGACCGAAGCTTGCCTTCACTCCCCCTTGTGGAGGCTTGTCATTACGGGATACTCGaagaagtccacgaaagcttatgctcgaataaatgtgttagtctctaaggtgccacaagtactcctgttctttttgcggatacagactaacacggctgctactctgaatccaggAAATTAAtccacattaatttttaaagtggattagttaaaccacatttaATTGCTGTGTGGAGGCTCTTATTCAGGAAAAAATGGCCTTTATCAGAGTTTGCTTAATTcatttccaaagtgaattaagtcTGAATAAGATAATCACACAAGGATTTAATatagtttaactaatccactttaaatttacacctttgcttaatttggattaattttccttagcgtccccatgtagacaagtcctgggCGATAGGCAGGGAACTATCATTTATCCTTTGTCTTACAGATGGGGGGGAAACTAAGGCCCAGAGTGAGGACTGGCACCGTTTTCAGCATGCCCACTACGGGTGGGGGCCTCTGGTTTTGGATGCCCAGACTGAGTCCCCTTTTACCGCCAGGCCCCAGTACGGCTGGTGGGGCCTCGGCTGCCAATGCTGCCCCCTGGATCTAGGTGTGGCTAGCTAGGGCGGCAGGAATGAGTAACCGGTAAGTGCTGGAGGAGCTTCTGGAGCTGGTTGGTTCCTGCCTGCACCGAGATGTGGTGAAGGGTTTGGGCTCCAAGCAGATTAATTTACATGTTTCCAGTTCACAGTTAAAGCCTTTGCTTCCAGGCGGCGAGAACGCTGCTGAAGGAGACTCAGCCCCGGCAAATGACAGGAAAGGCCCCCAAGCTGCTCCTGCCGCTCAGGATCTGTCCTGGGCCAGCCCAAGGACCCAGCACGGCCCCTGCGCGACACGTTTAGCTGCAGCAGGAGTTTGCTGCTGGCTTCAAATCTGCTCAGAATCCATGGGCGCGGGGCTAGGAGTCCggagccccagctctgccgcaGGCCTGCTATTCcagcttgggcaagtcccttcgctctctgtgcctctgtttcccctcccacccggcGTGTCTGTtctgactgtaagctctttgaggcagagatgGCGCTTGCTGTGTGATTAGCACCCCGGGGTCTAGGTGGCAGCGCTAATACGAACACGCTCCGTGGTCAGCCGCAGAGCTAgcttcccccactctgccccaggaaTGTGTTTCACTCCTGAGCCCTCTGGGTATGAAAAGGGGGGTCAGTCTCCAGGCccagcaccccccctcccccggggacaGGATGATCCCCAGGAGAACCCTTGATACTGCGCAGCTCCCAGCCTCGCTGCTCTGACGTTGCTCACCTTGGAAGACCTGGAAGCCCATGCTTAGCAGAGCGACAAAGGAGGCGATGAGAATGCACTTGTTGAGGGTAAGCCCCTCCCAGGGGACCTTCTCCTTCATGGGGCCAATGGTGCGGGGCTCGGCCTGCCTTTTCACTGGAAGGGTCTTGGGAACTTACGAGACACAAAGAAAGTGGTGTTACAGTAGGGGGGCAGGCCTGACCTGGCGGAATGGGCTAAGAGGGGGAACGGGGATCCCTTAACATCACCTAGTCTGATCACAAAGGAGACACAATGGTACAATCCCAAGGGACTCCTGTCTGTTGAGTTGTATCCCAGCCAGTGGAGAGTGGCCCCATTGCAGGGTTGGGCGCATAAGGAGGGGAGGAAATAAGGGGATtctcactcccagctccccctggggTTCACTGGGTCCCCCTGCGGGGAGGGAATCAAGCTGTGACAACTGCAATTTCGTGTGGCTCTACCACCAAGGTTCAAAATGGGCCTACTATAAACTGCCGAGCAGGGGGCCGGCTGGATATCTaaagtccagactcctgggttctgttccagtcTCTCCGGTGACTCAAgaggggcaagtcacttaggtcaaaattttcaaaagcgggGCCCTAAAGTT harbors:
- the AMH gene encoding muellerian-inhibiting factor; protein product: MRPVLGMALQCLLLLLPSTALLRKGGVEGGLSPAEELEITFSKELGFGEERREREDGSIYEGAELNLMALTPKATTATRLLLKSDKPGDDAKGAKCPPLIPEEAVFPVLGSDSSLPPWPIGGLEGPVCTVKMGRRYGLGKNHLEVVGVLTSYESDFLKVVRRSSWDQGRLETFGICPAGEAHSALLSLKHISAHLADPGENRFLVLHLEEVKWDAETKLRFKLAFQEDVGRSLGELQSALLVFYPGSRERKGSKAREKLLAAGEGLHQKQALCLSRDTRYLLLGASVTSAIRSHRQLSFDVSLAIRRPSDGGSLLPPLEAQQLLFGADEKCFTRMTPALLLLVKPRCEEDAPSPSSFLSVGGVVEMVPYPQPSSPPGGKAEEPASNAAAGQANASSPAPGGHDQFLGSLTRFVSRVLSPSGELPAASGLHHWLDFKTLETLPHRLLNLSEQAALERLVQSDEPLVLLFPQNSQALLEQQFGHWRLEGTLLQRLLEKLQAVIQELREIPAFQANVDLFQHLLAFCYYPLGSGGSDPTELPRGHRKLRTLLLLKALQTVRAHWQEKRKVSRQNRSAGSQAYCRLQELTINLRYDFIIVPVEYTANNCEGPCRRPLSTRSPGYSSHTVLLLEMQARGTPLRRSPCCVPVKYSSQDVILFTGEGLQVTTYPEMVVEECGCR
- the JSRP1 gene encoding junctional sarcoplasmic reticulum protein 1, which produces MLPGSDMATGTCEVLERDLECPEAIEELPVLAERIPRLSREDVRKDAEVPQSEEEVNSSSHGIEKEERNTLHVIEKDLDEFVESITDTPVVTEKTVTRVERVEETASSASPQVPKTLPVKRQAEPRTIGPMKEKVPWEGLTLNKCILIASFVALLSMGFQVFQDVIDADEVPKAEPRLWAQPARSLPEDGAGERGELWFFKSWLSWLEPEEADAPEAKVEGMQQDSPGRAEPRRGQKPSALEKEVEKPRESVVAQPERGVKKEMKPKDRPPEDQASKMHRAPLAGSEEEEEKEEGQQRSSKRARGEGKEGKRREGKERGEWPRRDEGKGRHPKPDSPPQGPGRKEHRHDESGKRDSKQHKGRKPWEQHKFKEGKRHD